From a region of the Peptostreptococcaceae bacterium genome:
- a CDS encoding cation:proton antiporter subunit C, which produces MGHLLVNYYETGAIILFGVGFVTLLAHGNLIKKIIGMNIMDTAVFLFFIAKGYITGNEAPIIRSAKSASGYVNPIPTALMLTGIVVAVSITAFALALTIRIYENYGTIDLNEIMKMGGE; this is translated from the coding sequence AACAGGAGCCATCATTTTGTTTGGAGTTGGATTTGTAACGCTTTTGGCTCATGGCAATCTGATTAAAAAAATAATAGGCATGAATATCATGGATACGGCAGTGTTTCTGTTTTTTATAGCCAAGGGATATATCACAGGAAATGAAGCGCCAATAATACGGTCAGCAAAATCGGCGTCAGGTTATGTCAATCCGATTCCCACGGCACTAATGCTTACGGGAATAGTTGTTGCAGTAAGCATCACGGCGTTTGCTTTGGCGCTTACGATTCGCATTTACGAAAACTACGGTACAATCGATCTAAACGAAATTATGAAGATGGGAGGGGAATAA